Proteins encoded by one window of Canis lupus dingo isolate Sandy chromosome 22, ASM325472v2, whole genome shotgun sequence:
- the SMIM2 gene encoding LOW QUALITY PROTEIN: small integral membrane protein 2 (The sequence of the model RefSeq protein was modified relative to this genomic sequence to represent the inferred CDS: substituted 1 base at 1 genomic stop codon) → MGAGRRLGKGWMPAQLPHREVETRGQAISIQLGFXMGFICDTYIVLTWNNRAESHPGANSSSEQPHTGIQQNRRQCHKKEDQSQPEAGDMLRMS, encoded by the exons atgggggcaggaaggaggttGGGGAAAGGATGGATGCCAGCTCAGCTGCCTCATAGGGAGGTAGAAACACGTGGCCAGGCCATTAGCATCCAGTTGGGCTTCTAGATGGGTTTCATATGTGACACCTACATAGTCCTCACTTGGAACAACAGAGCAGAAAGCCACCCTGGTGCTAACTCCTCTTCTGAACAACCACACACTGGAATACAGCAGAACAGAAGGCAATGCCACAAAAAAGAGGATCAAAGTCAGCCAGAAGCAG GGGACATGCTGAGGATGAGCTAG